From the genome of Brassica oleracea var. oleracea cultivar TO1000 chromosome C4, BOL, whole genome shotgun sequence:
AACCATGAGATTTGAATTTTTATTTTTATAACTAAGAAATCCCTCTCAAACACCCTAAAAATATTTAAAGCATTCTAAAATCTCCAACTTAAATTTTGTTCAATAAGAGTGGATTTCAGAGTATTTGTTAAAATGACAAATTCAATAACACTGGATTTAAAAGTATTTTTTAAAATTCTCATTTGAATAACACTGAATTTATCATTTTAATACAAATCATCTGAAACTCTTAGTTGAATATACCCCTTCGATCATTTGGCCAGTTGTTGTTACGAATTGAAAATTTATAGTATTATTTTTTTTGGATAAAAATGGTGCTGGAATACATTGATAAATCTTTGTCAATAACGGAGTATTATAGATTAAATAGGATTCTATAAAGTCTATATTCTAGAAGCTTATAGTTTGCTTATTCCTCAAGTTTTTGTATCCATATATATATCCTCTTTATACATGGAATAAAGAACAACAATTTTCCCAATCTCTTCTTTAATTCACATCAATATAGTAAATATTATTACTCCATGATAGCAGAAGGGAAAAGGGAATGATGATTACAAGAACAATCATTTAAAGAAATATTTTGGAGTAGCCTGCGAGAACCAAACACCCTTATGCCTATGCACCTTACGGTTTGGTTCTCGAATATACTCCATAACTTCCATTGAAATGAATACCGATTTGTAGCTTTCACCTTCCCCCTCCCCCTTCCATACCGGTCTATCCTCCAAGTCAATGACTACACTATCTCACTTCTCTTGTATCACCGTTTCCAAAGTTTGTAGTACGGTTTTCCTGTGCCTCCGCCTTCTTTGACTAGCCAACACCTCTCCCATCATAGCTAATCTTCTTACCCCTTTCAGCAAAAAAAAAAAAAAAATCTTCTTACCCTAAGATCAATGATACCACGAGGTCCCAACAAGTCATACAATCACCTCATCCGGCTTCATGAGTCATACCAAAACATTGTTCCATTCCCATTGCCAACCTCAATTGCATGAAGTGGCTTCGCTATCTTTCTATACTTTAGTAGTTTCTTCCACATCCAAGATCCTAAAAAAGTAATTTTCGATATTGACCAAAAAGACTCTTTCCTGATAAGATGCTTCTTAATCCAATTAACCCAGAGTAAATCCTTAGTAGAGAGAATTTTCCATATCAATTTCAAACAACAAACTTTGTTCACATCTTGAAGATCTCAGACCCAAACCACCTTCCTCATTTCCATGCAAAGAAATGCTTATGTCTCTGAGCTGAAGGAAGTCTGAAAGTTTGATTGAACAACAACAACACTAAGCTAGCTTTAAGGTAAACGTCACATAGAAGAGTAAGCTGCTTATGTTGAGGTTATTGATGAACAAGAAACAAGGCTTGATGAACAAGAATTAACAAACACATCAAGAAGAAACTAGACATTATAGACATCACCAAAACACTAATAAGAAGCACCATTAACAATCAAATCTCCCCCAAATCTCAAACTTACCTTCTAACCATCTCAACAAAATTTAAATTAAAAAAAAACAATCAAGAATCACTAAATTTAAAAAAAAAACAGACAATCAAGAATATCTAAGTTCAGAGTGAGAACTTCTTAGTTGATTGCATCACACCTTCGCCGGATCTCTCCTCGCCGTCCGGTCAAAACGCCGTAGACGCTCAGCTTCTGCATGGCTCCTGCGAAGTCTTTAAAGAACCGAGCTTGGTCTCTCGCGTATAGGTCGACGAAAGGCCGGGTTCTCGGATCGGAATACAACCCATGATCCGATTCGAGCAACCCGAGACCTTTCGGAATGTTCTGGAAGTACATGTTGTCGAACTTGTTCGGAGTCATCACGTCGTTGAAGACAGAGATCGTAGGGTCATTTCGGTAATTCGAACAAGCTTTCCTCAGAGCGTCAGCAAATCTCGGGTTATACCCGGTATCGTTCACCCGGGCGACCCGGTTGGTTAACTCTTTGCAGTGCGAGAATCCGATGGTGTGGGCCCCGCTCAACGCCACCATTTCCTGAACGGAGAATCCTCTGGAAGTGAACTGTTCGACGAGCTTCGAGATCGGAGAAGAAGGAAGAGGGAGGCTATCGGCGAGGAGGAGAGACGATTTCGAGACGCGAGAGTCGCGGCGGCCGAGGGAGATCTCGTAGTAAGG
Proteins encoded in this window:
- the LOC106340690 gene encoding peroxidase 63, which codes for MAKLVIILLFFHDLSLLSSAAESRLTTDFYSKSCPRFLDIVRDTITNKQITTPTTAAAALRLFFHDCFPNGCDASVLISSTAFTTAERDSSINLSLPGDGFDVVIRAKTALELACPNTVSCSDILAVAVRDLLVTVGGPYYEISLGRRDSRVSKSSLLLADSLPLPSSPISKLVEQFTSRGFSVQEMVALSGAHTIGFSHCKELTNRVARVNDTGYNPRFADALRKACSNYRNDPTISVFNDVMTPNKFDNMYFQNIPKGLGLLESDHGLYSDPRTRPFVDLYARDQARFFKDFAGAMQKLSVYGVLTGRRGEIRRRCDAIN